In a genomic window of Sarcophilus harrisii chromosome 4, mSarHar1.11, whole genome shotgun sequence:
- the NLGN2 gene encoding neuroligin-2 isoform X4: MSFFFFFFFFEYQDPGEEWGFCRKEKSMLENCDIDIRDSGKKPVMLFLHGGSYMEGTGNMFDGSVLAAYGNVIVVTLNYRLGVLGFLSTGDQAAKGNYGLLDQIQALRWLSENVGHFGGDPERITIFGSGAGASCVNLLILSHHSEGLFQKAIAQSGTAISSWSVNYQPLKYTQLLAAKVGCNQEENAEVVECLRRKPSRELVDQDVQPARYHIAFGPVVDGDVVPDDPEILMQQGEFLNYDMLIGVNQGEGLKFVEDSAESEDGVSASAFDFTVSNFVDNLYGYPEGKDVLRETIKFMYTDWADRDNGEMRRKTLLALFTDHQWVAPAVATAKLHADYQSPVYFYTFYHHCQAEGRPEWADAAHGDELPYVFGVPMVGATDLFPCNFSKNDVMLSAVVMTYWTNFAKTGDPNQPVPQDTKFIHTKPNRFEEVVWSKFNSKEKQYLHIGLKPRVRDNYRANKVAFWLELVPHLHNLHTELITSTTTRLPPYATRWPPRPPPGATGTRRPPPPATTPPEPEPDPGPRAYDRFPGDSRDYSTELSVTVAVGASLLFLNILAFAALYYKRDRRQELRCRRLSPPGGTGSGGLGGGPLLPTAGRELPEEELVSLQLKRGGGVGADPGETLRPSCPPDYTLALRRAPDDMPLLAPGALTLLPSGLGPPPPPPPPTLHPFGPFPLPPPTTASHNNTLPHPHSTTRV; this comes from the exons atgtctttttttttttttttttttttttttgagtatcaAGATCCTGGGGAAGAATGGGGTTTCTGCAGGAAAGAGAAGAGCATGTTAGAGAATTGTGATATAG ACATCCGGGACTCGGGGAAGAAGCCGGTGATGCTGTTCCTCCACGGGGGCTCCTACATGGAGGGAACGGGGAACATGTTTGACGGCTCCGTCCTGGCCGCTTATGGCAACGTGATTGTGGTCACGCTCAACTACCGGCTCGGTGTCCTCG GGTTCCTCAGCACAGGGGACCAGGCTGCCAAGGGTAACTATGGGCTCCTCGACCAGATCCAAGCACTGCGCTGGCTCAGTGAAAACGTGGGGCACTTTGGAGGTGACCCAGAGCGAATTACCATCTTTGGCTCTGGAGCTGGAGCCTCATGTGTTAACCTGCTTATTCTCTCTCATCATTCTGAAG GACTGTTCCAGAAAGCCATTGCCCAGAGTGGTACAGCCATTTCCAGCTGGTCTGTAAACTACCAGCCACTCAAGTACACACAACTGTTGGCAGCCAAGGTAGGCTGTAACCAGGAAGAAAATGCTGAGGTTGTGGAATGTCTTCGAAGAAAACCTTCTCGAGAGCTTGTTGATCAGGATGTGCAACCAGCTCG CTACCACATTGCCTTTGGTCCAGTGGTGGATGGTGATGTGGTCCCAGATGACCCAGAGATCCTGATGCAGCAGGGTGAATTTCTCAACTATGACATGCTGATTGGTGTCAACCAAGGTGAGGGCTTGAAGTTTGTGGAGGATTCAGCCGAGAGCGAGGATGGTGTGTCAGCTAGCGCCTTTGACTTCACAGTCTCCAATTTTGTGGACAACCTCTATGGCTATCCTGAGGGCAAGGATGTCCTGCGAGAAACCATCAAATTCATGTACACAGACTGGGCTGACCGGGACAATGGTGAAATGAGGCGGAAGACGCTCCTAGCTCTCTTTACTGACCACCAGTGGGTGGCTCCAGCCGTGGCTACCGCAAAGCTTCATGCTGATTACCAATCACCTGTCTACTTCTATACTTTCTACCATCATTGCCAGGCAGAGGGCAGGCCTGAGTGGGCTGATGCAGCTCATGGTGATGAGCTGCCCTACGTGTTTGGGGTGCCCATGGTGGGTGCTACGGACCTCTTTCCCTGCAACTTCTCCAAGAATGATGTCATGCTCAGCGCTGTTGTCATGACCTACTGGACCAACTTCGCCAAGACTGG TGATCCCAACCAGCCAGTTCCCCAGGATACCAAGTTCATCCACACCAAGCCCAACCGCTTTGAGGAGGTCGTGTGGAGCAAGTTCAACAGTAAGGAGAAGCAGTACCTGCATATAGGCCTCAAACCCCGAGTCCGAGACAACTACCGTGCCAACAAGGTGGCCTTCTGGCTAGAGCTGGTACCCCACCTCCACAATCTGCACACTGAACTCATCACATCCACTACCACCCGCCTGCCACCCTATGCTACGCGCTGGCCCCCTCGCCCACCCCCAGGTGCCACGGGTACCCGCCGGCCCCCACCACCAGCCACAACTCCACCTGAGCCTGAACCAGACCCAGGGCCCCGGGCCTATGACCGCTTCCCAGGGGATTCACGGGACTACTCCACAGAATTGAGTGTCACTGTGGCTGTTGGTGCCTCACTGCTGTTCCTCAACATCCTAGCCTTTGCTGCCCTGTACTACAAGCGGGACCGACGACAGGAGCTACGTTGCCGGCGGCTCAGCCCACCTGGGGGCACAGGCTCAGGAGGGCTTGGTGGGGGCCCCCTGCTCCCCACAGCTGGCCGGGAGCTACCTGAGGAGGAATTAGTGTCATTGCAGCTAAAGCGGGGGGGAGGTGTAGGGGCAGATCCAGGAGAGACCCTGCGCCCATCTTGCCCACCTGATTATACCCTTGCCCTTCGTCGGGCACCAGATGACATGCCTCTCCTTGCCCCTGGTGCCCTGACCCTGCTGCCGAGTGGTTTAGGTCCACCTccaccccctccaccccccacccttCATCCTTTTGGGcccttccctctgcctcccccAACCACTGCCAGCCACAATAACACGCTACCCCATCCCCATTCTACCACTCGGGTATAG
- the TMEM256 gene encoding transmembrane protein 256, translating into MAGLGAAFRRLGAVSGASALGLATYGAHGANIRDSYHKELFEKTNKHHFFHSLALLCVPLCSKPVWAGTLLTSGISFFCGSFYYQALTEDTKAMSIAPVGGCLLILGWLALTL; encoded by the exons ATGGCTGGACTCGGTGCCGCTTTTCGCCGTTTAGGCGCTGTGTCCGGAGCCAGTGCCTTGGGGCTGGCCACTTACGGAGCGCATG GTGCGAACATCCGGGATTCATATCATAAGGAG CTTTTTGAGAAAACCAACAAACACCACTTCTTCCATAGTCTGGCTTTGCTCTGCGTCCCCCTCTGCAGCAAGCCAGTTTGG GCAGGGACTCTGCTTACCTCTGGGATCTCATTCTTCTGTGGCAGCTTTTATTATCAGGCCCTGACAGAAGACACTAAGGCAATGTCAATTGCCCCTGTGGGGGGCTGCCTGCTTATTCTTGGCTGGCTTGCCCTAACTCTTTGA
- the NLGN2 gene encoding neuroligin-2 isoform X1, protein MWLLVLCLVGLVGAQRGGGGPIGGIPGGPGAGEERFPVVGTAYGRVRGVRRELNNEILGPVMQFLGVPYATPPLGARRFQPPEAPASWPGVRNATALPPACPQNLHGALPAIMLPVWFTDNLEAAAGYVQNQSEDCLYLNLYVPTEDGPITKKRDESTLNPPPPDTDIRDSGKKPVMLFLHGGSYMEGTGNMFDGSVLAAYGNVIVVTLNYRLGVLGFLSTGDQAAKGNYGLLDQIQALRWLSENVGHFGGDPERITIFGSGAGASCVNLLILSHHSEGLFQKAIAQSGTAISSWSVNYQPLKYTQLLAAKVGCNQEENAEVVECLRRKPSRELVDQDVQPARYHIAFGPVVDGDVVPDDPEILMQQGEFLNYDMLIGVNQGEGLKFVEDSAESEDGVSASAFDFTVSNFVDNLYGYPEGKDVLRETIKFMYTDWADRDNGEMRRKTLLALFTDHQWVAPAVATAKLHADYQSPVYFYTFYHHCQAEGRPEWADAAHGDELPYVFGVPMVGATDLFPCNFSKNDVMLSAVVMTYWTNFAKTGDPNQPVPQDTKFIHTKPNRFEEVVWSKFNSKEKQYLHIGLKPRVRDNYRANKVAFWLELVPHLHNLHTELITSTTTRLPPYATRWPPRPPPGATGTRRPPPPATTPPEPEPDPGPRAYDRFPGDSRDYSTELSVTVAVGASLLFLNILAFAALYYKRDRRQELRCRRLSPPGGTGSGGLGGGPLLPTAGRELPEEELVSLQLKRGGGVGADPGETLRPSCPPDYTLALRRAPDDMPLLAPGALTLLPSGLGPPPPPPPPTLHPFGPFPLPPPTTASHNNTLPHPHSTTRV, encoded by the exons ATGTGGCTCTTGGTGCTGTGTCTGGTGGGGCTGGTGGGggctcaaaggggaggagggggaccAATAGGGGGTATCCCAGGGGGTCCTGGGGCTGGGGAGGAACGATTCCCAGTGGTTGGCACTGCGTATGGACGCGTGCGGGGAGTTCGCAGAGAACTCAACAACGAGATCCTGGGCCCAGTGATGCAGTTCCTGGGGGTACCCTACGCCACACCCCCTCTGGGGGCCCGACGCTTCCAGCCCCCAGAGGCACCAGCCTCTTGGCCTGGGGTGAGGAACGCTACCGCCCTCCCGCCTGCCTGCCCCCAGAACCTCCACGGCGCCCTCCCAGCCATCATGCTCCCGGTCTGGTTCACGGACAACCTGGAGGCTGCCGCTGGCTACGTGCAGAATCAGAGTGAGGACTGTCTGTACCTCAACCTCTACGTACCCACTGAGGATG GTCCGATCACAAAAAAACGTGACGAGTCGACGCTCAATCCGCCCCCGCCAGACAcag ACATCCGGGACTCGGGGAAGAAGCCGGTGATGCTGTTCCTCCACGGGGGCTCCTACATGGAGGGAACGGGGAACATGTTTGACGGCTCCGTCCTGGCCGCTTATGGCAACGTGATTGTGGTCACGCTCAACTACCGGCTCGGTGTCCTCG GGTTCCTCAGCACAGGGGACCAGGCTGCCAAGGGTAACTATGGGCTCCTCGACCAGATCCAAGCACTGCGCTGGCTCAGTGAAAACGTGGGGCACTTTGGAGGTGACCCAGAGCGAATTACCATCTTTGGCTCTGGAGCTGGAGCCTCATGTGTTAACCTGCTTATTCTCTCTCATCATTCTGAAG GACTGTTCCAGAAAGCCATTGCCCAGAGTGGTACAGCCATTTCCAGCTGGTCTGTAAACTACCAGCCACTCAAGTACACACAACTGTTGGCAGCCAAGGTAGGCTGTAACCAGGAAGAAAATGCTGAGGTTGTGGAATGTCTTCGAAGAAAACCTTCTCGAGAGCTTGTTGATCAGGATGTGCAACCAGCTCG CTACCACATTGCCTTTGGTCCAGTGGTGGATGGTGATGTGGTCCCAGATGACCCAGAGATCCTGATGCAGCAGGGTGAATTTCTCAACTATGACATGCTGATTGGTGTCAACCAAGGTGAGGGCTTGAAGTTTGTGGAGGATTCAGCCGAGAGCGAGGATGGTGTGTCAGCTAGCGCCTTTGACTTCACAGTCTCCAATTTTGTGGACAACCTCTATGGCTATCCTGAGGGCAAGGATGTCCTGCGAGAAACCATCAAATTCATGTACACAGACTGGGCTGACCGGGACAATGGTGAAATGAGGCGGAAGACGCTCCTAGCTCTCTTTACTGACCACCAGTGGGTGGCTCCAGCCGTGGCTACCGCAAAGCTTCATGCTGATTACCAATCACCTGTCTACTTCTATACTTTCTACCATCATTGCCAGGCAGAGGGCAGGCCTGAGTGGGCTGATGCAGCTCATGGTGATGAGCTGCCCTACGTGTTTGGGGTGCCCATGGTGGGTGCTACGGACCTCTTTCCCTGCAACTTCTCCAAGAATGATGTCATGCTCAGCGCTGTTGTCATGACCTACTGGACCAACTTCGCCAAGACTGG TGATCCCAACCAGCCAGTTCCCCAGGATACCAAGTTCATCCACACCAAGCCCAACCGCTTTGAGGAGGTCGTGTGGAGCAAGTTCAACAGTAAGGAGAAGCAGTACCTGCATATAGGCCTCAAACCCCGAGTCCGAGACAACTACCGTGCCAACAAGGTGGCCTTCTGGCTAGAGCTGGTACCCCACCTCCACAATCTGCACACTGAACTCATCACATCCACTACCACCCGCCTGCCACCCTATGCTACGCGCTGGCCCCCTCGCCCACCCCCAGGTGCCACGGGTACCCGCCGGCCCCCACCACCAGCCACAACTCCACCTGAGCCTGAACCAGACCCAGGGCCCCGGGCCTATGACCGCTTCCCAGGGGATTCACGGGACTACTCCACAGAATTGAGTGTCACTGTGGCTGTTGGTGCCTCACTGCTGTTCCTCAACATCCTAGCCTTTGCTGCCCTGTACTACAAGCGGGACCGACGACAGGAGCTACGTTGCCGGCGGCTCAGCCCACCTGGGGGCACAGGCTCAGGAGGGCTTGGTGGGGGCCCCCTGCTCCCCACAGCTGGCCGGGAGCTACCTGAGGAGGAATTAGTGTCATTGCAGCTAAAGCGGGGGGGAGGTGTAGGGGCAGATCCAGGAGAGACCCTGCGCCCATCTTGCCCACCTGATTATACCCTTGCCCTTCGTCGGGCACCAGATGACATGCCTCTCCTTGCCCCTGGTGCCCTGACCCTGCTGCCGAGTGGTTTAGGTCCACCTccaccccctccaccccccacccttCATCCTTTTGGGcccttccctctgcctcccccAACCACTGCCAGCCACAATAACACGCTACCCCATCCCCATTCTACCACTCGGGTATAG
- the NLGN2 gene encoding neuroligin-2 isoform X2, with translation MWLLVLCLVGLVGAQRGGGGPIGGIPGGPGAGEERFPVVGTAYGRVRGVRRELNNEILGPVMQFLGVPYATPPLGARRFQPPEAPASWPGVRNATALPPACPQNLHGALPAIMLPVWFTDNLEAAAGYVQNQSEDCLYLNLYVPTEDDIRDSGKKPVMLFLHGGSYMEGTGNMFDGSVLAAYGNVIVVTLNYRLGVLGFLSTGDQAAKGNYGLLDQIQALRWLSENVGHFGGDPERITIFGSGAGASCVNLLILSHHSEGLFQKAIAQSGTAISSWSVNYQPLKYTQLLAAKVGCNQEENAEVVECLRRKPSRELVDQDVQPARYHIAFGPVVDGDVVPDDPEILMQQGEFLNYDMLIGVNQGEGLKFVEDSAESEDGVSASAFDFTVSNFVDNLYGYPEGKDVLRETIKFMYTDWADRDNGEMRRKTLLALFTDHQWVAPAVATAKLHADYQSPVYFYTFYHHCQAEGRPEWADAAHGDELPYVFGVPMVGATDLFPCNFSKNDVMLSAVVMTYWTNFAKTGDPNQPVPQDTKFIHTKPNRFEEVVWSKFNSKEKQYLHIGLKPRVRDNYRANKVAFWLELVPHLHNLHTELITSTTTRLPPYATRWPPRPPPGATGTRRPPPPATTPPEPEPDPGPRAYDRFPGDSRDYSTELSVTVAVGASLLFLNILAFAALYYKRDRRQELRCRRLSPPGGTGSGGLGGGPLLPTAGRELPEEELVSLQLKRGGGVGADPGETLRPSCPPDYTLALRRAPDDMPLLAPGALTLLPSGLGPPPPPPPPTLHPFGPFPLPPPTTASHNNTLPHPHSTTRV, from the exons ATGTGGCTCTTGGTGCTGTGTCTGGTGGGGCTGGTGGGggctcaaaggggaggagggggaccAATAGGGGGTATCCCAGGGGGTCCTGGGGCTGGGGAGGAACGATTCCCAGTGGTTGGCACTGCGTATGGACGCGTGCGGGGAGTTCGCAGAGAACTCAACAACGAGATCCTGGGCCCAGTGATGCAGTTCCTGGGGGTACCCTACGCCACACCCCCTCTGGGGGCCCGACGCTTCCAGCCCCCAGAGGCACCAGCCTCTTGGCCTGGGGTGAGGAACGCTACCGCCCTCCCGCCTGCCTGCCCCCAGAACCTCCACGGCGCCCTCCCAGCCATCATGCTCCCGGTCTGGTTCACGGACAACCTGGAGGCTGCCGCTGGCTACGTGCAGAATCAGAGTGAGGACTGTCTGTACCTCAACCTCTACGTACCCACTGAGGATG ACATCCGGGACTCGGGGAAGAAGCCGGTGATGCTGTTCCTCCACGGGGGCTCCTACATGGAGGGAACGGGGAACATGTTTGACGGCTCCGTCCTGGCCGCTTATGGCAACGTGATTGTGGTCACGCTCAACTACCGGCTCGGTGTCCTCG GGTTCCTCAGCACAGGGGACCAGGCTGCCAAGGGTAACTATGGGCTCCTCGACCAGATCCAAGCACTGCGCTGGCTCAGTGAAAACGTGGGGCACTTTGGAGGTGACCCAGAGCGAATTACCATCTTTGGCTCTGGAGCTGGAGCCTCATGTGTTAACCTGCTTATTCTCTCTCATCATTCTGAAG GACTGTTCCAGAAAGCCATTGCCCAGAGTGGTACAGCCATTTCCAGCTGGTCTGTAAACTACCAGCCACTCAAGTACACACAACTGTTGGCAGCCAAGGTAGGCTGTAACCAGGAAGAAAATGCTGAGGTTGTGGAATGTCTTCGAAGAAAACCTTCTCGAGAGCTTGTTGATCAGGATGTGCAACCAGCTCG CTACCACATTGCCTTTGGTCCAGTGGTGGATGGTGATGTGGTCCCAGATGACCCAGAGATCCTGATGCAGCAGGGTGAATTTCTCAACTATGACATGCTGATTGGTGTCAACCAAGGTGAGGGCTTGAAGTTTGTGGAGGATTCAGCCGAGAGCGAGGATGGTGTGTCAGCTAGCGCCTTTGACTTCACAGTCTCCAATTTTGTGGACAACCTCTATGGCTATCCTGAGGGCAAGGATGTCCTGCGAGAAACCATCAAATTCATGTACACAGACTGGGCTGACCGGGACAATGGTGAAATGAGGCGGAAGACGCTCCTAGCTCTCTTTACTGACCACCAGTGGGTGGCTCCAGCCGTGGCTACCGCAAAGCTTCATGCTGATTACCAATCACCTGTCTACTTCTATACTTTCTACCATCATTGCCAGGCAGAGGGCAGGCCTGAGTGGGCTGATGCAGCTCATGGTGATGAGCTGCCCTACGTGTTTGGGGTGCCCATGGTGGGTGCTACGGACCTCTTTCCCTGCAACTTCTCCAAGAATGATGTCATGCTCAGCGCTGTTGTCATGACCTACTGGACCAACTTCGCCAAGACTGG TGATCCCAACCAGCCAGTTCCCCAGGATACCAAGTTCATCCACACCAAGCCCAACCGCTTTGAGGAGGTCGTGTGGAGCAAGTTCAACAGTAAGGAGAAGCAGTACCTGCATATAGGCCTCAAACCCCGAGTCCGAGACAACTACCGTGCCAACAAGGTGGCCTTCTGGCTAGAGCTGGTACCCCACCTCCACAATCTGCACACTGAACTCATCACATCCACTACCACCCGCCTGCCACCCTATGCTACGCGCTGGCCCCCTCGCCCACCCCCAGGTGCCACGGGTACCCGCCGGCCCCCACCACCAGCCACAACTCCACCTGAGCCTGAACCAGACCCAGGGCCCCGGGCCTATGACCGCTTCCCAGGGGATTCACGGGACTACTCCACAGAATTGAGTGTCACTGTGGCTGTTGGTGCCTCACTGCTGTTCCTCAACATCCTAGCCTTTGCTGCCCTGTACTACAAGCGGGACCGACGACAGGAGCTACGTTGCCGGCGGCTCAGCCCACCTGGGGGCACAGGCTCAGGAGGGCTTGGTGGGGGCCCCCTGCTCCCCACAGCTGGCCGGGAGCTACCTGAGGAGGAATTAGTGTCATTGCAGCTAAAGCGGGGGGGAGGTGTAGGGGCAGATCCAGGAGAGACCCTGCGCCCATCTTGCCCACCTGATTATACCCTTGCCCTTCGTCGGGCACCAGATGACATGCCTCTCCTTGCCCCTGGTGCCCTGACCCTGCTGCCGAGTGGTTTAGGTCCACCTccaccccctccaccccccacccttCATCCTTTTGGGcccttccctctgcctcccccAACCACTGCCAGCCACAATAACACGCTACCCCATCCCCATTCTACCACTCGGGTATAG
- the NLGN2 gene encoding neuroligin-2 isoform X3 gives MWLLVLCLVGLVGAQRGGGGPIGGIPGGPGAGEERFPVVGTAYGRVRGVRRELNNEILGPVMQFLGVPYATPPLGARRFQPPEAPASWPGVRNATALPPACPQNLHGALPAIMLPVWFTDNLEAAAGYVQNQSEDCLYLNLYVPTEDGPITKKRDESTLNPPPPDTDIRDSGKKPVMLFLHGGSYMEGTGNMFDGSVLAAYGNVIVVTLNYRLGVLGLFQKAIAQSGTAISSWSVNYQPLKYTQLLAAKVGCNQEENAEVVECLRRKPSRELVDQDVQPARYHIAFGPVVDGDVVPDDPEILMQQGEFLNYDMLIGVNQGEGLKFVEDSAESEDGVSASAFDFTVSNFVDNLYGYPEGKDVLRETIKFMYTDWADRDNGEMRRKTLLALFTDHQWVAPAVATAKLHADYQSPVYFYTFYHHCQAEGRPEWADAAHGDELPYVFGVPMVGATDLFPCNFSKNDVMLSAVVMTYWTNFAKTGDPNQPVPQDTKFIHTKPNRFEEVVWSKFNSKEKQYLHIGLKPRVRDNYRANKVAFWLELVPHLHNLHTELITSTTTRLPPYATRWPPRPPPGATGTRRPPPPATTPPEPEPDPGPRAYDRFPGDSRDYSTELSVTVAVGASLLFLNILAFAALYYKRDRRQELRCRRLSPPGGTGSGGLGGGPLLPTAGRELPEEELVSLQLKRGGGVGADPGETLRPSCPPDYTLALRRAPDDMPLLAPGALTLLPSGLGPPPPPPPPTLHPFGPFPLPPPTTASHNNTLPHPHSTTRV, from the exons ATGTGGCTCTTGGTGCTGTGTCTGGTGGGGCTGGTGGGggctcaaaggggaggagggggaccAATAGGGGGTATCCCAGGGGGTCCTGGGGCTGGGGAGGAACGATTCCCAGTGGTTGGCACTGCGTATGGACGCGTGCGGGGAGTTCGCAGAGAACTCAACAACGAGATCCTGGGCCCAGTGATGCAGTTCCTGGGGGTACCCTACGCCACACCCCCTCTGGGGGCCCGACGCTTCCAGCCCCCAGAGGCACCAGCCTCTTGGCCTGGGGTGAGGAACGCTACCGCCCTCCCGCCTGCCTGCCCCCAGAACCTCCACGGCGCCCTCCCAGCCATCATGCTCCCGGTCTGGTTCACGGACAACCTGGAGGCTGCCGCTGGCTACGTGCAGAATCAGAGTGAGGACTGTCTGTACCTCAACCTCTACGTACCCACTGAGGATG GTCCGATCACAAAAAAACGTGACGAGTCGACGCTCAATCCGCCCCCGCCAGACAcag ACATCCGGGACTCGGGGAAGAAGCCGGTGATGCTGTTCCTCCACGGGGGCTCCTACATGGAGGGAACGGGGAACATGTTTGACGGCTCCGTCCTGGCCGCTTATGGCAACGTGATTGTGGTCACGCTCAACTACCGGCTCGGTGTCCTCG GACTGTTCCAGAAAGCCATTGCCCAGAGTGGTACAGCCATTTCCAGCTGGTCTGTAAACTACCAGCCACTCAAGTACACACAACTGTTGGCAGCCAAGGTAGGCTGTAACCAGGAAGAAAATGCTGAGGTTGTGGAATGTCTTCGAAGAAAACCTTCTCGAGAGCTTGTTGATCAGGATGTGCAACCAGCTCG CTACCACATTGCCTTTGGTCCAGTGGTGGATGGTGATGTGGTCCCAGATGACCCAGAGATCCTGATGCAGCAGGGTGAATTTCTCAACTATGACATGCTGATTGGTGTCAACCAAGGTGAGGGCTTGAAGTTTGTGGAGGATTCAGCCGAGAGCGAGGATGGTGTGTCAGCTAGCGCCTTTGACTTCACAGTCTCCAATTTTGTGGACAACCTCTATGGCTATCCTGAGGGCAAGGATGTCCTGCGAGAAACCATCAAATTCATGTACACAGACTGGGCTGACCGGGACAATGGTGAAATGAGGCGGAAGACGCTCCTAGCTCTCTTTACTGACCACCAGTGGGTGGCTCCAGCCGTGGCTACCGCAAAGCTTCATGCTGATTACCAATCACCTGTCTACTTCTATACTTTCTACCATCATTGCCAGGCAGAGGGCAGGCCTGAGTGGGCTGATGCAGCTCATGGTGATGAGCTGCCCTACGTGTTTGGGGTGCCCATGGTGGGTGCTACGGACCTCTTTCCCTGCAACTTCTCCAAGAATGATGTCATGCTCAGCGCTGTTGTCATGACCTACTGGACCAACTTCGCCAAGACTGG TGATCCCAACCAGCCAGTTCCCCAGGATACCAAGTTCATCCACACCAAGCCCAACCGCTTTGAGGAGGTCGTGTGGAGCAAGTTCAACAGTAAGGAGAAGCAGTACCTGCATATAGGCCTCAAACCCCGAGTCCGAGACAACTACCGTGCCAACAAGGTGGCCTTCTGGCTAGAGCTGGTACCCCACCTCCACAATCTGCACACTGAACTCATCACATCCACTACCACCCGCCTGCCACCCTATGCTACGCGCTGGCCCCCTCGCCCACCCCCAGGTGCCACGGGTACCCGCCGGCCCCCACCACCAGCCACAACTCCACCTGAGCCTGAACCAGACCCAGGGCCCCGGGCCTATGACCGCTTCCCAGGGGATTCACGGGACTACTCCACAGAATTGAGTGTCACTGTGGCTGTTGGTGCCTCACTGCTGTTCCTCAACATCCTAGCCTTTGCTGCCCTGTACTACAAGCGGGACCGACGACAGGAGCTACGTTGCCGGCGGCTCAGCCCACCTGGGGGCACAGGCTCAGGAGGGCTTGGTGGGGGCCCCCTGCTCCCCACAGCTGGCCGGGAGCTACCTGAGGAGGAATTAGTGTCATTGCAGCTAAAGCGGGGGGGAGGTGTAGGGGCAGATCCAGGAGAGACCCTGCGCCCATCTTGCCCACCTGATTATACCCTTGCCCTTCGTCGGGCACCAGATGACATGCCTCTCCTTGCCCCTGGTGCCCTGACCCTGCTGCCGAGTGGTTTAGGTCCACCTccaccccctccaccccccacccttCATCCTTTTGGGcccttccctctgcctcccccAACCACTGCCAGCCACAATAACACGCTACCCCATCCCCATTCTACCACTCGGGTATAG